A genomic region of Vitis vinifera cultivar Pinot Noir 40024 chromosome 7, ASM3070453v1 contains the following coding sequences:
- the LOC100240756 gene encoding endo-1,3;1,4-beta-D-glucanase — MSDSQCCENPPNLTSICGGGSVIEVGGLKAYVAGPSDSKHAILLVSDIFGYEAPKFRKLADKVAAAGFYVVVPDFFYGDPFVFDIPEKPIEVWRESHGTDKGFEDAKPVIAALKSKGISTIGAAGFCWGAKVVVELAKSDYIQSAVLLHPSRVTVDDIKEVKAPIAVLGAEIDKASPPELLKQFEEVLSTKPEVNSYVKIFPGVVHGWSVRYKDENEIEVKSAEEAHQNMVDWFTRYVK, encoded by the exons ATGTCTGATTCACAGTGCTGTGAGAACCCACCAAACCTGACCTCAATCTGTGGGGGAGGCTCTGTTATAGAGGTTGGAGGTCTCAAGGCCTACGTTGCTGGCCCTTCTGATTCCAAGCATGCTATTCTTCTCGTTTCTGACATTTTTG GATATGAAGCACCAAAATTCAG GAAGCTTGCTGACAAAGTTGCTGCTGCCGGATTCTATGTGGTGGTTCCTGACTTCTTCTATGGAGACCCTTTTGTTTTTGACATTCCTGAGAAGCCCATAGAAGTTTGGAGAGAATCTCACGGAACA GACAAAGGATTTGAAGATGCTAAACCAGTTATTGCAGCTTTAAAGAGTAAAGGTATATCCACAATAGGAGCTGCAGGGTTTTGTTGGGGAG CCAAGGTGGTCGTAGAGCTGGCAAAGTCTGATTACATTCAGTCTGCAGTGCTGTTACACCCTTCCCGTGTCACTGTGGATGACATTAAAG AGGTCAAGGCCCCAATCGCTGTGCTAGGCGCTGAGATTGACAAGGCATCTCCCCCAGAACTTCTCAAGCAATTTGAGGAAGTCTTATCGACAAAACCTGAG GTTAATAGCTATGTCAAGATATTTCCTGGGGTTGTCCATGGATGGTCTGTTAGATACAAAGATGAAAACGAGATCGAAGTGAAGAGCGCCGAAGAAGCCCATCAGAACATGGTGGACTGGTTCACCAGGTATGTAAAATAG
- the LOC100245854 gene encoding mitochondrial Rho GTPase 2 has product MAGVSGRTGVRVVVVGDRGTGKSSLISTAATETFPETVQPVLPPTRLPADFYPDRVPVTIIDTSSSLEHRAKLAEELKRADAVVLTYSCDNTNLSRPITFWLHELRRLEVRAPVIVVGCKLDLRDERQRISLEQVMSPIMQQFREIETCIECSAASQVQVPDVFYYAQKAVLHPTAPLFDQETQTLKPRCIRALKRIFILCDRDMDGALSDAELNEFQVQCFNAPLQPAEIVGVKRVVQEKLPDGVNHLGLTLSGFLFLHALFIEKGRLETTWTVLRKFGYDDAIKLSGSFLPIPAKRAPDQSVELTSESLEFLKRVFNLFDIDNDGALRHDDLDDLFSTAPESPWHEAPYRDAAERTAMGALSLNGFLSEWALMTLLDPASSLANLIYIGYAGDPSSALRATRRRSLDRKKRQTERNVFQCVVFGPKNAGKSSLLTSFLGRPFSGNYTSTVDERYATNGIDELQGTRKTLILREIPEDRFKKFLSNKQSLAACDAAIFVYDSSDELSWRRATELLVEVARQGEETGFGVPCLLVAAKYDLDPFPMAAQDSAKVCQEMGIESPIPVSVKSGDLNNLFCRIIRAAEHPHLSIPETQTGRKHKQYRQLVNHSLMLFSVGAAIAVVGLAAYRTYAARKNTSS; this is encoded by the exons ATGGCCGGCGTGAGCGGTCGGACTGGTGTTCGCGTCGTCGTGGTAGGAGACCGCGGCACCGGAAAATCGAGCTTGATTTCCACGGCCGCCACCGAGACTTTCCCGGAGACTGTCCAGCCGGTCTTGCCGCCGACTCGCCTTCCCGCGGATTTCTATCCGGATCGCGTTCCTGTTACGATCATCGATACTTCATCAAG CTTGGAGCATCGAGCTAAGCTGGCAGAAGAATTGAAGCGAGCTGATGCTGTAGTGCTAACGTATTCCTGCGATAATACTAACCTTTCTCGACCTATCACTTTCTGGCTCCATGAACTTCGCCGGCTAGAG GTGAGGGCACCAGTAATTGTTGTGGGTTGCAAGCTAGATTTGCGAGATGAGCGTCAACGGATAAGTTTGGAGCAGGTGATGTCTCCAATAATGCAACAGTTTAGGGAGATTGAGACTTGTATAGAATGTTCCGCAGCTTCCCAGGTTCAG GTCCCTGATGTCTTCTATTATGCTCAAAAAGCAGTTCTTCATCCTACGGCCCCATTGTTTGATCAAGAGACACAGACTTTAAAACCCCGGTGCATTAGGGCACTAAAAAGGATATTTATCCTTTGTGATCGTGATATGGATGGTGCTTTGAGTGATGCAGAACTGAATGAATTTCAG GTTCAGTGTTTCAATGCTCCACTACAACCTGCTGAAATAGTGGGTGTCAAGAGGGTTGTACAAGAAAAGTTGCCTGATGGAGTCAACCACCTTGGTCTTACCTTGTCTGGGTTCCTTTTTCTCCATGCTCTTTTCATAGAAAAAGGGCGACTTGAGACAACATGGACTGTCTTGAGGAAATTTGGATATGATGATGCTATTAAACTGAGTGGGAGTTTTCTTCCCATTCCAGCCAAGCGAGCTCCTGATCAG AGTGTGGAGTTGACAAGCGAATCTTTGGAGTTCTTAAAGAGGGTCTTCAATCTGTTCGACATTGATAAT GATGGAGCCCTACGGCATGATGATCTTGATGATCTATTTTCAACTGCACCAGAAAG TCCTTGGCACGAAGCTCCATACAGGGATGCTGCAGAGAGAACAGCAATGGGGGCTTTATCACTTAATGGGTTTCTTTCTGAG TGGGCCCTTATGACCCTATTGGACCCAGCAAGTAGCTTGGCTAATTTGATATACATTGGATATGCTGGTGATCCGTCTTCAGCACTTCGTGCTACTCGGAGAAGATCGTTAGATCGAAAGAAACGACAAACAGAAAGAAATGTTTTTCAATGTGTTGTTTTTGGACCCAAAAATGCGGGAAAGTCTTCATTGCTGACCTCCTTTTTAGGAAG GCCTTTCTCAGGCAATTATACTTCAACAGTTGATGAACGTTATGCAACAAATGGTATTGATGAGCTTCAG GGAACTAGGAAGACTCTTATATTGCGAGAAATCCCAGAagatagatttaaaaaatttctttctaaTAAGCAATCTTTGGCAGCCTGTGATGCAGCAATATTTGTCTATGACAG TTCAGATGAACTTTCATGGAGAAGAGCAACAGAACTGCTTGTAGAAGTTGCCAGGCAAGGAGAAGAGACCGGGTTTGGGGTCCCATGCCTTCTTGTTGCAGCTAAGTACGACCTTGATCCATTTCCGATGGCGGCACAAGATTCAGCAAAG GTTTGTCAGGAGATGGGAATAGAGTCACCTATTCCTGTCAGTGTGAAGTCGGGAGACCTGAATAATTTATTCTGTAGAATTATACGTGCTGCTGAACACCCTCATTTAAGCATTCCTGAGACACAAACTGGGAGAAAACACAAGCAATACCGCCAGCTTGTTAATCACTCTCTCATGTTATTTTCGG TTGGGGCCGCCATTGCAGTTGTTGGACTGGCTGCTTATCGTACCTATGCTGCAAGGAAGAATACCTCCAGTTAG
- the LOC100263020 gene encoding endo-1,3;1,4-beta-D-glucanase yields MASEEEMSGPQCCENPPTLTSSSGAGCVAEIGGLKAYVSGPSDSKLVILLVSDLFGYEAPNLRKLADKVAAAGFYVVVPDFFYGDPFVPETMTIPVWIKKHMEWFDKGFEDAKPVVAELRSKGINAIGAAGFCWGAKVVVELSKVDQIQAAVLFHPARVTVDDIKEIKAPTAILGAETDHVSPPELLKQFEEVLSTKPEVNGYVKIFPGVAHGWSVRYKVEDEEAVKRADESHQNMMDWFAQYVK; encoded by the exons ATGGCTAGTGAAGAAGAAATGTCAGGCCCTCAGTGCTGTGAGAATCCACCTACCCTCACCTCCAGCAGTGGAGCTGGGTGTGTTGCAGAAATTGGAGGCCTCAAGGCCTACGTTTCAGGCCCTTCTGATTCCAAGCTTGTCATTCTTCTTGTTTCAGACCTTTTTG GGTATGAAGCCCCAAATCTTAG GAAGCTTGCTGACAAAGTTGCGGCTGCTGGATTCTACGTGGTGGTCCCTGACTTCTTCTATGGGGACCCATTTGTACCCGAAACCATGACTATACCAGTCTGGATAAAAAAGCACATGGAATGGTTT GATAAAGGATTTGAAGATGCAAAACCTGTTGTTGCAGAACTGAGAAGTAAAGGCATAAATGCAATTGGAGCAGCGGGATTTTGCTGGGGTG CAAAAGTAGTTGTTGAGCTATCCAAGGTGGACCAGATTCAGGCTGCAGTGCTCTTTCACCCTGCTCGTGTCACTGTGGATGATATAAAGG AGATTAAGGCACCAACTGCTATATTGGGAGCTGAAACTGACCATGTCTCTCCACCCGAGCTCCTCAAACAGTTCGAGGAGGTTTTATCCACTAAACCTGAG GTCAATGGTTACGTGAAGATATTTCCCGGGGTAGCTCATGGATGGTCTGTCAGGTACAAGGTTGAAGATGAAGAGGCCGTGAAGCGAGCCGACGAATCACACCAGAACATGATGGACTGGTTTGCCCAATATGTTAAGTAA
- the LOC104879777 gene encoding uncharacterized protein LOC104879777, whose translation MEIEEDIQVGFEEAMSWLPSHVVAEACDSNFKVNLRNESHRERRHGLKSAADPAVPVHSKYSLKPHQKSRFPTNWASGGPGMQAIFLDSGRRSCGTGVFLPRRAGTNFQPSKKPACSPVLLPSRVVHALNLNVHALGLQVSPQKDVTNSNNPKAGNPISVGNKNGKEVSTHQNSQEIFLPKEWTY comes from the exons ATGGAGATTGAAGAAGATATTCAAGTGGGTTTCGAAGAAGCAATGTCATGGCTGCCTTCCCATGTAGTGGCCGAGGCCTGTGACTCTAACTTTAAg GTAAATTTGAGGAATGAATCCCATAGAGAGCGTAGGCATGGGCTCAAGTCTGCTGCAGACCCTGCAGTTCCAGTG CACTCAAAATATAGCTTGAAACCCCATCAGAAATCAAGATTTCCAACAAACTGGGCATCTGGGGGACCCGGAATGCAAGCCATTTTCCTAGATTCTGGTCGAAGATCTTGTGGAACTGGAGTTTTCCTTCCTCGAAGAGCAGGCACCAACTTCCAACCAAGCAAGAAACCTG CTTGCTCTCCTGTTCTCCTCCCTTCTCGTGTGGTTCATGCTCTCAACCTCAATGTTCATGCACTGGGCCTGCAAGTTTCTCCCCAGAAAG ATGTTACAAATTCTAATAATCCAAAAGCTGGAAATCCCATTTCAGTTGGCaataaaaatgggaaagaagTATCAACACACCAGAACTCCCAGGAGATATTTCTCCCCAAAGAGTGGACTTACTAG